Within Channa argus isolate prfri chromosome 4, Channa argus male v1.0, whole genome shotgun sequence, the genomic segment AAAAGTCTGGGGTGGATAGGACCGTGGGCACTCCTACTACTGACTGTCCTGAGGGCCTGGAATGTCCCGGGGAAGACCCAGTGTACAACAATGGTGCTGGGAATGCAGAATGGTCCCTGGGGCCCCTGGAGATATTCTTAGAGTAACAGGGCGAAGtagttatgtgtgtgtctgaacagCTGGCAGTGCTACACGGGAAGGAAGTGACTCTGTCAGCAAAACtaggtggtggtgggtggatTATGGAGTCCTGCACCCAGCGGTCTTCTCCTTCGTGTTCTGTCTCCTGAGGCAAACTGGGAAGTGCACACCGCGTGGGAGGataaggagaagaggaaggaggaatAAAAACAAGATGTGGAGGCAAAGAGTAGAGAGCCGGGTCATACTCTTTATCAGTGGTATGTGGTGGAGCGCTGTGCGTGCTGATAATTTCTTCAGGTGTGGAACCCAAAAGCCTCTCCAAGCAGCGGTCCTCTTCATCAGCCTCAGACAGGTTGTCATACTGGGAGGTATTAGAGGGCCGTCTGTCTCCAGTGCCCACTGGAACATAGAGAGAGACTGGGAACTTTGTTGGCTTCGGATGAGGAAGTTGGAGAGAGGACGAGGCGGGTGAAGATGCTGTGAAAGCACAAGCAGGGGAAGGCCTTGAGGGAggagtttttttctgtgtgagtTCAAGTGACTTGGGTGGTTGGGGTGGTTTAGGAGAGAGCTTTATCTGAGTAACTAGTGGGGGGACCAAACGAGGGGAAGGAGAGTGACGCCTGCTTACTGGACCATCCTCTGTGCCCATGTAGGGTGAGTCACTATTCAGAGGCAGGTCACCCTGGTCTGTGTAAAAGAAAGGTGGAGGTGGCAGATCTGGCAGGTCCATGATCTCCTCCTCAGACAACACGAGACTATCAAAAGCAGGGGGTTCGTAGGGTGGAGGCCAGTCCACAGCCTCTTCTTGAATCTCTGGGTCACCAGTCTGGCTCTTTTGTTTTCCCCCATCTTCAAGCGGCTCCTTCACACAGCTGTCCAAAGCTACCACAACAGTGGGTTTGCCAACATTTGCAGGTAGTAAAGGTGCTCCACgaggcttcacaggagaaggtgttctttctgtgtggactacAACTGGATCTGGTGAAGGCATAGAAGGTGTGTTTGCTCTGGAGAGGTTTCTCAATGCCCTGGGTTCTACAGATAAAGGGGTCTGCTGCAGGGTGATGCTGTCTGTTTGCTGGCTTTCTGTATTATGTTGGCTGTGTGGCTGCAGATTCATTCCCTCAAGGGAAGAGTCAGGtttcagaggaagaagaagaactggTCTCTCCTGACCCAGAGGTTTCTTTGGCAGCTCTTCTGACTTGGCTAAAGTCAGATCAacacaggacaaaaaaatattcaaagatGTATCAGAGTTAGAGGTTATTGTTGCTTCatagtgaaaagaaaaataaaaaatacaagagCACAACTGCACCTGGTGGAGGTTGGTCAAGCTTTTTACTACGAAGCTCAGACATGGCTGCCTGTAACTGTTCAATCACAAcatcatcaggaaagaggaaagaagcAGTCAGCTGCTCCTGGAAGAACTCCCTTAGGTCCTCTAATGGAAGCTTCTGCATGCGCTCTGTGTGCATCCACacaatacagacacaaaacagaaacaatttaaCTCATGTACTAGGTGACATCtatcaggttaaaaaaaaattagattgttttaaaattatgttaacCTATAATAAAGACATGCTATTTCTAAAAACAGCACTTCAATATAGGATTAACCTTAGAATACTAAGTAAAGCCTGTCAACAGCATTCTTTTACATGATTTTAAACAATGTGCTGAGGCAATAGCTGTGCAAGCATCCAATGAAAAGTCATCTTTTGAATCCCTCCACAGCAACAGTCCACTTGCATTATGTAAGCTATTCAGTTAGAAGGCAGCCAAGCGAGAGGCAGCAGGCGATGTAATCCACAAAGGGACACTCACTGGTATAGAAACAGCAGCTGCCACTATATCTGGGCATGAAGGTAGTTTGACTCTTTCACCATGGCACAGCAAAGAAGACAGTGAAATCAGCCTCATACTTACTCTTGTGTAACTTGAGGGTTGTATAAGCCATGGCAGTTAGCATCTTCTCTCCCTCCAAAATGTAGATGTCCCATAAACGCAGGGTAAGGGTGAAAGGGGTCTGTTATGTAAGACACACAGCAACAGAGTGTCAGCCTGGTAGTAAAAACATCCTCAATATGttcaaaaggaaaatgcacTGAGATATATTGATTAATGTCCACTCTTCAAATACCCAATACATCTGGTACTAAACACAAAGAGGGAAGATTTAGGGATGGAACACAAATGTGGTTTGTATTCTTTAAAAAGCTGAAGAAATGTGACAAACTACTTACTCGTTCaatgaaacactgcaaaaaccATTTGGTGGTGTAAATCCCTGTTGTCATCTGCTCCTTGTCCTGTGGGGCACAAATAAATGAGACATAGTTTCTATGAGAAGACACAACATTTAATCTGTGGTCAGTTACAAATAGTTCTGACTCTTGGACTTGCTGTAAAACTTGAAACGCATGTTCTTCAGCAACATAAATGAATCAAAGAATGAGAAATGTTCTGGTAAAATAAACTTCAGAACATGGCAATATAAACAGTCCATGCCCAAGTCTTGCTTGCCCTAACTCACCAGGTGTTTTTTCAGCTTAGGCAGCATTTTGGAGAGGATCAGGTCATGGTGGGTCTGGAAACGCAGCAGCTTGGGAAATCCCGGGATAAAGAATCCTGCcacaggaaaaaggaaaaaaaaaaaaaaaaaagcaaaacatataGCACCAGTCCATAAATAGTGTGTGGTAATAGACACAGACATCAAATTGGGAATTTGAAAACTACATGTTTAAAAAGTCAGTATTGATCATATACGTGTAttctttttaataacaaaaattcTAATTTAATAATCAGCTCTGCCTTTTTTCTGTCAATCTTCTTCCTGTGACTCACCATGCATGGCATGCTTGCTGTTGGTAAGAAGCTGAGACAGAGCCCAAAAAGCCTCTTCCTCATTCAGATACATGAGCAAGATAGCAGCGATCTGACTCATTCCCTGGCAGTAGCTCACCTCCTGGTGAACATAGGAGATAACATAGTTCAATTAAAGAGAATGGGAGTagaattatatataataaaggacagacacatacacacacacacacacagtctgaaaGATGATAGGAGTGCAGCTGAAGGTCTGACGTGGCTTGATGGCAGACTGTAGATGTGTGTGGATTTACTATACACTAGGAGACACACACCTACTCTACAGTCAGGTACAATATTATAAACACTTTTACCAAAggctgtttaaatatttattgtagtTCAACATCCATTTTCCATATTGCCATGTCTTCAATTTGCATGTTTGCCAAATTGACTCCAACATGATtcaataatttacattaaacataCTGCTCTGAGCAGGCACATATACACAAAACCAGACACACACTTGGTATTTGTCCATATTAAGACTGATGTATTGTGCAGCTAGAAAAGGACGCTCCAAAGTATCCTTTCaaggaaatacagtaaatataattaGGGTTACGCTGAGGTTAAACTACACATTCTTCTCTACCTACCATCACATAGACGAGAAggacaaacacactttcccccactatctctccctccctccttttccCGCGGTCTCCTGCTGACCCAGTTTCTTATGAGCAGTGTTTGAGAAGAGGGGATAAAGGGAAATGGAACAGCACATGGCCATTTCCTCTGGCTCAAACACCTCCACAAACAGAGGAATACACGAGCTAATCAGAAAAATGGACAGGGACCGTCAGTGTAGAGATGTTCTGTATACTATAAGGCTTTGGATTGTAATATTTGAATTTCTACTGAACTGCATCTGTGCTTGgacaataattaaaatacacagaCTAATATACATTATGTGTTGAGATACaggtttaaaacacacattatgtgtaaaacacaaatttacagta encodes:
- the si:dkeyp-19e1.3 gene encoding TBC1 domain family member 3K isoform X2, with the protein product MKKDIDTLIAEERSEIISKYDNGRQEGVNIDPWEDSEYMVYKVTDRFGFLHEKELPTPSALEEKQKCQEMERVEKWLKMVKNWDKYRNSEKLVKRVYKGIPLQLRGQAWALLLDIEKLKKDNDGKYEKMKEQARNLSTEIKQIDLDVNRTFRNHIMFRERFGVKQQALFHVLAAYSVYNTEVSYCQGMSQIAAILLMYLNEEEAFWALSQLLTNSKHAMHGFFIPGFPKLLRFQTHHDLILSKMLPKLKKHLDKEQMTTGIYTTKWFLQCFIERTPFTLTLRLWDIYILEGEKMLTAMAYTTLKLHKKRMQKLPLEDLREFFQEQLTASFLFPDDVVIEQLQAAMSELRSKKLDQPPPAKSEELPKKPLGQERPVLLLPLKPDSSLEGMNLQPHSQHNTESQQTDSITLQQTPLSVEPRALRNLSRANTPSMPSPDPVVVHTERTPSPVKPRGAPLLPANVGKPTVVVALDSCVKEPLEDGGKQKSQTGDPEIQEEAVDWPPPYEPPAFDSLVLSEEEIMDLPDLPPPPFFYTDQGDLPLNSDSPYMGTEDGPVSRRHSPSPRLVPPLVTQIKLSPKPPQPPKSLELTQKKTPPSRPSPACAFTASSPASSSLQLPHPKPTKFPVSLYVPVGTGDRRPSNTSQYDNLSEADEEDRCLERLLGSTPEEIISTHSAPPHTTDKEYDPALYSLPPHLVFIPPSSSPYPPTRCALPSLPQETEHEGEDRWVQDSIIHPPPPSFADRVTSFPCSTASCSDTHITTSPCYSKNISRGPRDHSAFPAPLLYTGSSPGHSRPSGQSVVGVPTVLSTPDFCRMPPSGQQLPKSVTF
- the si:dkeyp-19e1.3 gene encoding TBC1 domain family member 10B isoform X1, which produces MTTDAIYRKSSWLTEEIICDFEMKKDIDTLIAEERSEIISKYDNGRQEGVNIDPWEDSEYMVYKVTDRFGFLHEKELPTPSALEEKQKCQEMERVEKWLKMVKNWDKYRNSEKLVKRVYKGIPLQLRGQAWALLLDIEKLKKDNDGKYEKMKEQARNLSTEIKQIDLDVNRTFRNHIMFRERFGVKQQALFHVLAAYSVYNTEVSYCQGMSQIAAILLMYLNEEEAFWALSQLLTNSKHAMHGFFIPGFPKLLRFQTHHDLILSKMLPKLKKHLDKEQMTTGIYTTKWFLQCFIERTPFTLTLRLWDIYILEGEKMLTAMAYTTLKLHKKRMQKLPLEDLREFFQEQLTASFLFPDDVVIEQLQAAMSELRSKKLDQPPPAKSEELPKKPLGQERPVLLLPLKPDSSLEGMNLQPHSQHNTESQQTDSITLQQTPLSVEPRALRNLSRANTPSMPSPDPVVVHTERTPSPVKPRGAPLLPANVGKPTVVVALDSCVKEPLEDGGKQKSQTGDPEIQEEAVDWPPPYEPPAFDSLVLSEEEIMDLPDLPPPPFFYTDQGDLPLNSDSPYMGTEDGPVSRRHSPSPRLVPPLVTQIKLSPKPPQPPKSLELTQKKTPPSRPSPACAFTASSPASSSLQLPHPKPTKFPVSLYVPVGTGDRRPSNTSQYDNLSEADEEDRCLERLLGSTPEEIISTHSAPPHTTDKEYDPALYSLPPHLVFIPPSSSPYPPTRCALPSLPQETEHEGEDRWVQDSIIHPPPPSFADRVTSFPCSTASCSDTHITTSPCYSKNISRGPRDHSAFPAPLLYTGSSPGHSRPSGQSVVGVPTVLSTPDFCRMPPSGQQLPKSVTF
- the si:dkeyp-19e1.3 gene encoding TBC1 domain family member 10B isoform X3; translation: MTIEKELPTPSALEEKQKCQEMERVEKWLKMVKNWDKYRNSEKLVKRVYKGIPLQLRGQAWALLLDIEKLKKDNDGKYEKMKEQARNLSTEIKQIDLDVNRTFRNHIMFRERFGVKQQALFHVLAAYSVYNTEVSYCQGMSQIAAILLMYLNEEEAFWALSQLLTNSKHAMHGFFIPGFPKLLRFQTHHDLILSKMLPKLKKHLDKEQMTTGIYTTKWFLQCFIERTPFTLTLRLWDIYILEGEKMLTAMAYTTLKLHKKRMQKLPLEDLREFFQEQLTASFLFPDDVVIEQLQAAMSELRSKKLDQPPPAKSEELPKKPLGQERPVLLLPLKPDSSLEGMNLQPHSQHNTESQQTDSITLQQTPLSVEPRALRNLSRANTPSMPSPDPVVVHTERTPSPVKPRGAPLLPANVGKPTVVVALDSCVKEPLEDGGKQKSQTGDPEIQEEAVDWPPPYEPPAFDSLVLSEEEIMDLPDLPPPPFFYTDQGDLPLNSDSPYMGTEDGPVSRRHSPSPRLVPPLVTQIKLSPKPPQPPKSLELTQKKTPPSRPSPACAFTASSPASSSLQLPHPKPTKFPVSLYVPVGTGDRRPSNTSQYDNLSEADEEDRCLERLLGSTPEEIISTHSAPPHTTDKEYDPALYSLPPHLVFIPPSSSPYPPTRCALPSLPQETEHEGEDRWVQDSIIHPPPPSFADRVTSFPCSTASCSDTHITTSPCYSKNISRGPRDHSAFPAPLLYTGSSPGHSRPSGQSVVGVPTVLSTPDFCRMPPSGQQLPKSVTF